In Myxococcus stipitatus, the following are encoded in one genomic region:
- a CDS encoding AMP-binding protein encodes MARVIHGLPPEARVAPRANIRRDTDTQRRHIPWAESIAHALAHFTSLKDEVQARAELESQLGPLRVALLASPYYTQRLREAGLHPGDLRTLEDLRHFPALERSVLARHWDQVPTPLSPEDEGVVVRSSGSTGEPVKVVRDRLDCLHMWAVLRFWLERAGASLPPRPRVVLLDALPGGLEYSVRLPILHGGALHRISVLRDDARERLCRVRPAVLFSDPEGLRWLSEQRDLPHPALILTSAQHLPHDTRQALAHALPAPLLNYYATTETGPLAWECLQSPGRFHVLAPDVWLEPDTDEVVVTRLRPSVLPLLRYLPGDAGRTCREVCTCGFHGWTLGQFGGRGACLYRLPSGRAVDAWALAWVFKHHALRAFRLTQVEPSCFELELAGAVDSDVAPLCERLQSALRNLGWSQPPRLLVRFVSAQSLTTGSKPLPFRNHVAIPTPPLPHR; translated from the coding sequence ATGGCGCGAGTGATTCACGGCCTCCCGCCGGAGGCTCGCGTGGCCCCCCGCGCGAACATCCGCCGGGACACGGATACCCAGCGCCGCCACATCCCCTGGGCCGAGTCCATCGCCCACGCGCTGGCCCACTTCACCTCCCTCAAGGACGAGGTCCAGGCCCGCGCCGAGCTCGAATCCCAGCTCGGGCCCTTGCGCGTAGCGCTGCTCGCCTCGCCCTACTACACGCAGCGCCTGCGCGAGGCCGGGTTGCACCCCGGAGACCTGCGGACGCTCGAGGACCTGCGGCACTTCCCCGCGCTGGAGCGCAGTGTCCTCGCCCGGCACTGGGACCAGGTCCCCACGCCGCTGTCCCCCGAAGACGAAGGTGTGGTGGTGAGGAGCTCCGGCTCCACGGGGGAGCCGGTGAAGGTGGTGCGCGACAGGCTCGACTGCCTGCACATGTGGGCCGTGCTGCGCTTCTGGCTGGAGCGCGCGGGCGCCTCGCTCCCACCGCGTCCGCGCGTGGTGCTGCTGGACGCGCTGCCCGGAGGCCTGGAGTACTCGGTGCGCCTGCCCATCCTCCACGGCGGGGCGCTGCACCGCATCTCCGTGCTGCGTGACGACGCGCGAGAGCGCCTCTGCCGCGTGCGCCCGGCCGTCCTCTTCTCGGACCCGGAGGGACTGCGCTGGCTCTCGGAGCAGCGTGACCTCCCGCATCCCGCGCTGATTCTCACCTCGGCGCAGCACCTGCCTCACGACACGCGACAGGCCCTCGCGCACGCGCTGCCCGCTCCGCTCCTCAACTACTACGCGACGACGGAGACGGGCCCGCTCGCGTGGGAGTGCCTCCAGTCTCCCGGCCGCTTCCATGTCCTCGCGCCCGACGTGTGGCTGGAGCCGGACACGGACGAGGTGGTGGTGACGCGCCTGCGCCCCAGCGTCCTCCCCCTGCTCCGCTACCTGCCGGGCGACGCGGGCAGGACATGCAGGGAGGTGTGCACCTGCGGTTTCCACGGATGGACGTTGGGACAATTCGGAGGCCGGGGCGCATGTCTCTACAGGCTCCCCTCCGGGCGCGCCGTGGATGCCTGGGCCCTGGCCTGGGTCTTCAAACACCATGCGCTGCGAGCCTTCCGGCTCACCCAGGTGGAACCCTCCTGCTTCGAGCTGGAGCTGGCCGGCGCAGTGGACTCGGACGTGGCCCCGCTGTGTGAGCGCCTCCAGTCCGCGCTGCGCAACCTGGGCTGGAGTCAGCCGCCTCGGCTCCTCGTGCGCTTTGTGAGCGCGCAGTCGCTGACCACCGGGAGCAAGCCCCTCCCCTTCCGCAATCATGTTGCCATACCAACACCTCCCCTCCCGCACCGGTGA
- a CDS encoding ATP-binding protein has translation MKKSWPGRYGVALAFYGIAMLLQMELRPLMSTSPFLFFYGAVMVAGWWGGWGPALLVTGLSLMSVDHQFLPPRLTLQMRSADVLSLGIFALLSIFITKLNVTLNRALEERATLLEREHQARAASEAARSRLHTIFMQAPAQIFFLRGAAHAFDFSNARNSTLLKNRDLLGQPFEGGVVKVADQDARDVLDRVYSSGEPFVGTAVPLRFLQADGMEKETFHNLVYQPTRDAQGQVDGVAGFGFDVTDLVHARQRAEALATELRQAEFRTRVLAEVSTVLASSLDYEMTMRNLAKLVVPALADWCFVDLAQPDGNFRRLEVAHARPEDAPTAAEVLNFQLMPEGNPRHPPTAALLRGEAILLEEMTPAHIKRSAHNENHARVMLATGLRSFIAVPLVVRGHTLGVFSFFTSFSNRRYTQADLAFGLELAYRAALSMENARLYREAQEAIRLRDEFLSIASHELKTPLTPLSLKLQALARELERHPDTIPYSVVKGYVDTGARQVKKLAELVGDLLDVSRIAAGRLALELEDVDLGALIREVAARYEPHAARAGSTLQVEGGEGGLVGRWDRLRLEQVVTNLIDNAVKYGAGKPILLSLEQGPTRARLKVRDQGIGIAPEHLPRLFGRFERAVSERHYGGLGLGLYITRTLVEAMGGRVRVESEQGRGSIFTVDLPRERVVPVDVPAAQPQ, from the coding sequence ATGAAGAAGTCGTGGCCCGGCCGCTATGGCGTCGCGCTGGCCTTCTACGGCATCGCGATGCTGCTCCAGATGGAGCTGCGTCCGCTCATGTCCACCAGCCCGTTCCTCTTCTTCTACGGCGCGGTGATGGTGGCGGGTTGGTGGGGAGGCTGGGGCCCCGCGCTGCTCGTCACGGGCCTGTCCCTGATGTCGGTGGACCACCAGTTCCTGCCGCCGCGGCTGACGCTCCAGATGCGGTCCGCGGACGTGCTCTCGCTGGGCATCTTCGCCCTGCTCTCCATCTTCATCACCAAGCTGAACGTGACCCTCAACCGGGCGCTGGAGGAGCGGGCCACGCTCCTGGAGCGCGAGCACCAGGCCCGCGCCGCGTCCGAGGCCGCGAGGTCTCGCCTGCACACCATCTTCATGCAGGCCCCCGCCCAGATTTTCTTCCTGAGGGGCGCCGCCCACGCCTTCGACTTCTCCAACGCGCGCAACAGCACGCTCTTGAAGAACCGCGACCTGCTGGGCCAGCCCTTCGAGGGCGGCGTGGTGAAGGTGGCGGACCAGGATGCGCGCGACGTGCTGGACCGCGTCTACTCCAGCGGCGAGCCCTTCGTGGGCACCGCCGTGCCGCTGCGCTTCCTCCAAGCGGACGGCATGGAGAAGGAGACCTTCCACAACCTCGTGTACCAGCCGACCCGCGACGCACAGGGGCAGGTGGACGGCGTCGCGGGCTTCGGCTTCGACGTGACGGACCTGGTGCATGCGCGTCAGCGCGCGGAGGCACTGGCCACGGAGCTGCGGCAGGCCGAGTTCCGCACCCGCGTGCTCGCCGAGGTGAGCACGGTGCTCGCGTCCTCGCTCGACTACGAGATGACGATGCGCAACCTCGCCAAGCTGGTGGTGCCGGCGCTGGCGGACTGGTGCTTCGTGGACCTGGCGCAACCCGACGGCAACTTCCGGCGGCTGGAGGTCGCCCACGCCCGGCCCGAGGACGCGCCCACCGCGGCGGAGGTGCTCAACTTCCAGCTCATGCCGGAGGGCAACCCGCGCCACCCGCCCACCGCGGCGCTGCTGCGCGGAGAGGCCATCCTCCTGGAGGAGATGACGCCCGCGCACATCAAGCGCAGCGCCCACAACGAGAACCACGCGCGGGTGATGCTGGCCACCGGGCTGCGCTCCTTCATCGCCGTGCCGCTGGTGGTGCGCGGCCACACGCTGGGCGTCTTCAGCTTCTTCACGTCCTTCTCCAACCGCCGCTACACACAGGCGGACCTCGCCTTCGGGCTGGAGCTGGCCTACCGCGCCGCGCTCTCCATGGAGAACGCGCGGCTGTACCGCGAGGCGCAGGAGGCCATCCGCCTGCGCGACGAGTTCCTGTCCATCGCCAGCCACGAGCTGAAGACGCCGCTCACGCCGCTGAGCCTCAAGCTCCAGGCGCTCGCGCGGGAGCTGGAGCGGCATCCGGACACCATCCCCTACTCGGTGGTGAAGGGCTATGTGGACACGGGCGCGCGGCAGGTGAAGAAGCTGGCGGAGCTGGTGGGGGACCTGCTCGACGTGTCGCGCATCGCCGCGGGCCGGCTCGCGTTGGAGCTGGAGGACGTGGACCTGGGCGCGCTCATCCGCGAGGTGGCGGCGCGCTACGAACCCCACGCGGCCCGGGCGGGCTCCACGCTCCAGGTGGAAGGAGGCGAGGGGGGCCTGGTCGGACGGTGGGACCGGCTCCGGTTGGAGCAGGTGGTGACGAACCTCATCGACAACGCGGTGAAGTACGGCGCGGGCAAGCCCATCCTGCTGAGCCTGGAGCAGGGGCCCACGCGCGCGCGGCTGAAGGTGCGGGACCAGGGCATCGGCATCGCGCCGGAGCACCTGCCCCGGCTCTTCGGCCGCTTCGAGCGGGCGGTGTCGGAGCGGCACTACGGCGGCCTGGGCCTGGGGCTCTACATCACCCGGACGCTGGTGGAGGCCATGGGAGGCCGGGTGCGCGTGGAGAGCGAGCAGGGCCGAGGCTCCATCTTCACCGTGGACCTGCCTCGAGAGCGGGTCGTTCCGGTTGACGTCCCGGCGGCTCAGCCGCAGTAA
- a CDS encoding aldo/keto reductase, which translates to METRTLGKQGLKVSAMGLGCMGMSDFYSGRDDAESEATLLHALDQDITFFDTADMYGSGSNEELVGRVLKPHRAKVVLATKFGIVRDPNNPQTRGINGRPEYVKQACEGSLRRLGVDVIDLYYLHRKDPNTPIEDTVGAMADLVRQGKVRHLGLSEVDGDTLRRASKVHPIAALQSEYSLWSRDPEDEVIQVCRELGIGFVPYSPLGRGFLTGQLKRFEDLAADDYRRHSPRFQGENFTRNLELVAQVERLAKDKGCTPAQLALAWVLAQGQDMVPIPGTKRRKYLDENLGALAVKLTPKDLKDIDAVAPRGVAAGDRYPPSMQGAVPKSGQEKR; encoded by the coding sequence ATGGAGACACGGACGCTCGGGAAGCAGGGCCTGAAGGTTTCCGCCATGGGCCTGGGCTGCATGGGGATGTCTGATTTCTATTCGGGGCGCGACGACGCGGAGTCGGAGGCCACGCTGCTTCACGCGTTGGACCAGGACATCACCTTCTTCGACACCGCGGACATGTACGGCTCCGGGAGCAACGAGGAGCTGGTGGGCCGGGTGCTCAAGCCGCATCGCGCGAAGGTGGTGCTGGCGACGAAGTTCGGCATCGTCCGGGACCCGAACAACCCGCAGACGCGCGGCATCAACGGCCGGCCGGAGTACGTGAAGCAGGCGTGTGAAGGCAGCCTGCGGCGGCTGGGGGTGGACGTCATCGACCTGTACTACCTGCACCGCAAGGACCCCAACACGCCCATCGAGGACACGGTGGGGGCCATGGCGGACCTGGTGCGCCAGGGCAAGGTGCGGCACCTGGGACTGTCGGAGGTGGATGGGGACACGCTGCGCCGCGCGTCCAAGGTGCATCCCATCGCCGCGCTCCAGAGTGAGTACTCGCTGTGGAGCCGGGACCCCGAGGACGAGGTGATTCAGGTGTGCCGGGAGCTGGGCATCGGCTTCGTGCCCTACAGCCCGCTGGGGCGCGGCTTCCTGACGGGGCAGCTCAAGCGCTTCGAGGACCTGGCCGCGGACGACTACCGGCGCCACTCGCCTCGCTTCCAGGGGGAGAACTTCACGCGCAACCTGGAGCTGGTGGCCCAGGTGGAGCGGCTGGCGAAGGACAAGGGCTGCACGCCGGCGCAGCTCGCGCTCGCGTGGGTGCTCGCGCAGGGACAGGACATGGTCCCCATTCCCGGCACCAAGCGGCGCAAGTATCTGGACGAGAACCTGGGCGCGCTCGCGGTGAAGCTCACGCCCAAGGACCTGAAGGACATCGACGCCGTCGCCCCCCGAGGCGTCGCGGCGGGTGACCGCTACCCGCCGTCGATGCAGGGCGCGGTGCCCAAGTCAGGTCAGGAGAAGCGCTGA
- a CDS encoding radical SAM protein has translation MRYELHDGRILTWSLETHVVTHCNLRCVQCCPLSPHLPAWAVEPAALQADLTRLARVLQPNIFKLTGGEPFLHPNLPAVLDAVRASGICEQVSVTTNGLLAHSAPDAVYEQLDRMTLSVYSSAPLPEKSLARITERCSHHGVHLTVKHIDAFQQITPEAPLTSDAEVRDVFARCWLKVRCHLVHQGHFYSCTRPPHVATVLGPAHPEMPALADVDGVRLDAPDLLERMLGLLERDTPLATCRYCLGSSGPWHPHAQLPRASRA, from the coding sequence GTGCGTTACGAGTTGCACGACGGCCGAATCCTCACCTGGTCCCTGGAGACGCACGTCGTCACCCACTGCAACCTGCGTTGCGTGCAGTGCTGCCCCCTGTCACCCCACTTGCCCGCGTGGGCCGTGGAGCCCGCGGCCCTCCAGGCCGACCTCACCCGGCTGGCGCGAGTCCTCCAGCCCAACATCTTCAAGCTCACCGGTGGAGAGCCCTTCCTCCACCCGAATCTTCCCGCCGTGCTGGACGCCGTCCGCGCCTCCGGCATCTGCGAGCAGGTCTCCGTCACGACCAACGGCCTGCTGGCCCACAGCGCGCCGGATGCCGTCTACGAGCAGCTGGACCGGATGACGTTGTCCGTCTACTCCTCCGCGCCGCTGCCGGAGAAGTCCCTGGCCCGCATCACCGAGCGCTGCTCGCACCACGGTGTCCACCTCACGGTGAAGCACATCGACGCCTTCCAGCAAATCACCCCGGAGGCGCCGCTGACCTCGGACGCGGAGGTGCGCGACGTCTTCGCGCGGTGCTGGCTCAAGGTGCGCTGCCACCTGGTCCACCAGGGGCACTTCTACTCCTGCACCCGGCCACCGCACGTGGCCACGGTGCTGGGCCCCGCGCATCCAGAGATGCCCGCGCTCGCGGACGTGGATGGGGTCCGGCTGGATGCACCAGACTTGTTGGAGCGGATGCTGGGCCTGCTGGAGCGGGACACGCCGCTGGCCACGTGCCGCTACTGCCTGGGCTCCAGTGGCCCGTGGCACCCGCATGCGCAGCTTCCCCGGGCCTCCCGAGCCTGA
- a CDS encoding asparagine synthase C-terminal domain-containing protein, producing MSASSGDASSSLAILPSYQSPSGEPQESVWRLLALPLRGRIPVPGEGPRSTSSADDRGPISSPVGLEPACTAAFLMHTLSPDRSLYRGVRRVAPPLPDVRREPTPADAATPCQEGDDAPARRLVSACADVVSTRVTAGAFDVSLSGGVDSAVLCALAARQAPGRVRAWSMDVHFADETERRNARMVARATGVELVDVPIPDAVLPDLFEPTVIATETPILNARVIASFAFYAAARLLGASTMLSGAGADEVLMGNPNAMASAAARIEEDRRLARTVLRGPVDNLGDTQAMPWSLGGEEATEEVRYAAWVLRELVLPPERRSARAHKLTIHTPYLDTRFSDVALALPESSLSHAGMGKWLFRHGVRGLIPDEVRLARKTPRYGHTALSSPMRPRWLELYRAWLAPSRLEPLEVIDPKATLALLDHSTRMEPDTAEASAVDRLLMRLCSLAMLHAHAARGSSCPES from the coding sequence GTGTCTGCATCCTCTGGAGACGCGAGCAGCTCGCTCGCCATCCTGCCGTCCTATCAGTCCCCCTCCGGTGAACCCCAGGAGTCCGTGTGGCGGCTGCTCGCGCTTCCACTCCGAGGGAGAATCCCGGTGCCCGGTGAAGGGCCCCGCTCCACGTCTTCAGCGGATGACCGGGGCCCCATCTCCTCTCCCGTGGGCCTGGAGCCAGCGTGTACCGCCGCGTTCCTGATGCACACCCTCTCTCCGGACCGGAGCCTGTACCGGGGCGTGCGCCGCGTGGCCCCACCCCTGCCCGATGTCCGTCGTGAGCCCACGCCGGCCGACGCCGCGACGCCTTGCCAGGAGGGAGACGACGCCCCCGCCCGAAGGCTCGTGTCCGCCTGCGCCGACGTGGTGAGCACCCGGGTCACCGCGGGCGCCTTCGACGTGAGCCTGAGCGGCGGCGTGGACAGCGCGGTGCTGTGTGCGTTGGCGGCGCGGCAAGCCCCAGGCCGCGTCCGAGCTTGGAGCATGGACGTCCACTTCGCCGACGAGACCGAGCGGCGCAACGCGAGGATGGTCGCACGCGCCACGGGCGTGGAGCTGGTGGACGTCCCCATCCCCGACGCCGTGCTGCCCGACCTGTTCGAGCCCACCGTCATCGCCACGGAGACGCCCATCCTCAACGCGCGGGTCATCGCGAGCTTCGCCTTCTACGCGGCGGCCCGGCTGCTGGGGGCCTCGACGATGCTCAGCGGGGCCGGAGCGGACGAGGTGTTGATGGGCAACCCGAACGCGATGGCGTCCGCGGCGGCGCGCATCGAGGAGGACCGGCGGCTCGCGCGGACAGTGCTTCGCGGCCCTGTGGACAACTTGGGGGACACGCAAGCCATGCCCTGGTCTCTCGGTGGCGAGGAGGCCACCGAGGAGGTGCGCTACGCCGCCTGGGTGCTACGCGAACTGGTGCTCCCCCCCGAGCGGCGCAGCGCGCGCGCCCACAAGCTCACCATCCACACGCCCTACCTCGACACGCGCTTCTCGGATGTGGCGCTCGCGTTGCCGGAGTCCTCGCTCTCACACGCGGGGATGGGCAAGTGGTTGTTCCGCCACGGCGTGCGCGGCCTCATCCCGGATGAGGTGCGGCTCGCGCGCAAGACGCCCAGGTATGGGCACACCGCGCTCTCCAGTCCGATGAGGCCCCGCTGGCTGGAGCTGTATCGCGCCTGGCTCGCCCCTTCCCGCCTGGAGCCGCTGGAAGTCATCGACCCGAAGGCCACGCTCGCGTTGTTGGACCACTCCACACGCATGGAACCCGACACCGCGGAGGCCAGCGCGGTGGACCGCCTGTTGATGCGATTGTGTTCGCTCGCCATGCTCCACGCGCACGCGGCGCGAGGCTCCTCATGTCCCGAATCCTGA